In Geotalea uraniireducens, the genomic window AGGCCGGTGACGAGGCGGGTGTCAAATCGGTAACCTTTACGGTTGACGGTGAGTACAGTTACGGCTATCTTAAGGCCGAAGCCGGCATCCACCGGCTGGTGCGCATTTCGCCGTTCGACAGCAACGCCCGGCGGCATACCTCCTTCGCTTCGGTGTTCGTGTTCCCCGAGATCGAGGACGACATCGAAGTCAAGATCGCCGATTCCGATCTGCGGATCGATACCTACCGCTCGAGCGGTGCCGGTGGCCAGCACGTCAATACCACCGATTCGGCGGTCCGGCTCACCCATCTGGCGACCGGCATTGTCGTCGCCTGCCAGTGCGAGCGGAGCCAGCACATGAACAAGGCGACCGCCATGAGGATGCTCCGGGCCAAGCTCTATGAGCGGGAACTGCAGGAGCGGGAGTCCCAGGCGGCCGAACTGGCGGGGGAAAAGAAGGATATCGGCTGGGGTAGCCAGATCCGCTCCTATGTCCTTCATCCCTACAAGATGGTCAAAGACCTGCGGACGGGGGTGGAGAGCGGCAATCCCGACGCGGTGCTCGACGGCGAACTGGAAAACTTCATCGTGCCGTATCTGATGGGGGTACGGCGGGACGTAAAGGATACGATCGACTGATGGCGCGTTCGGCAGTTCATTGCGTGGTTTTTGCCCTCCTTTCCCTCGTGGCGGCGGCGACAGGCTGTGCGACCACCCGGGCCGGACTCTCCCAGGTCGGTTATTCGATCCAGGTTGGGGCATTTTCGGAGGTGGGGAATGCGGAGCGCCTGACGGCGAAACTGCAGGTGCGGGGAGTGGAGGCGTTCTACTTCAAGCGCGATAACGGCCTGTATGCGGTCCGCTTCGGCGATTTCCCCTCCCGGGAGGAGGCCAGCCGGACTGCCCGGAAGCTGGTTGCCGACCGGATCATCGGTTCGTATTTCATCGCCCTGCCGCAACATATCGACGGTGAAAAACGGTCCGCCGCATCCCGTAAAACAACGGCCCCGGCCATGCCCCGCCCGGACACTGCGCCACACCCCAGCCACGACAGCGTCGTCAAGAACGACCGGGACATGGGCTATATCGCTGCCCGGACTGCCGAGCGGTTTGTCGGCATCCCCTATCGGTGGGGGGGGGATACGGTTGTCGACGGGATGGATTGCAGCGGCTTTGTCCGCGCCGTCTATAATCTGTGCGGCGTCAATATCCCCCGGACGTCCCGGGAGCAGTTCCGGGTGGGCGATACAGTGGATCGCGGCCAGTTGCAGGACGGCGATCTGGTCTTTTTCGGTTCCTCCCCCGACACGATCAACCATGTCGGTATTTACGTCGGGAACGGCAGGTTCGTCCATGCGCCGAAACGGGGCGACGATATCAAGGTGTCGTCCCTTGACGACAGCTATTTCAGCCAGCGTTTCATGGGCGGCCGCCGGTATTTCTAAGCGATTTTTTTACGAGGTAGTGCATGGCATTGATCAGACCGTTCCGGGCGCTTCGCCCTCCGCGAAACCTCGCCGAGAAGGTGGCGGCGCTCCCCTATGACGTTATGAATGTCGCCGAGGCCCGGGCGATGGCCACGGGGAATCCCTACAGCTTCCTCCATGTGTCACGGCCGGAAATTGACCTGGCGTCCGATGTTGACCCTTACGCCGAAGCGGTCTATCTCCAGGGGCGGGAAAACCTCCGCCGGTTCGTTGCCGAAGGGGTGCTGGTCCAGGAGCAGGAGGCGTGCTACTACGTCTACCGGCAGCGGATGGGCGCGCTCGTCCAGACCGGCCTGGTGGTCTGCGCCGGGGTCGACGATTACGAGAGCGGTTTGATCAAGAAGCACGAGCTGACCAGGGCCGATAAGGAAGAGGACCGGATCCGGCACATCGATTACCTCGATGCCAACGACGAGCCGGTATTCTACACCTACCGCAACGAGCCGGCCATTACCGCCATCGTTGCCCGGGTTGCCGCCGGCGCGCCCGCGTACGACTTTACCACCGACGACGGGGTGTCCCATACCCTGTGGGTGGTCGATGACCGGCAGTTGATCGAGGAACTGACCACCCGTTTCGCCGCGATCGGGACGCTTTATGTCGCCGATGGTCATCATCGCAGTGCCGCTGCCGGCCGGGTGCGCGACCTGCGCAAGGGGCAGAATCCGCGGCATGACGGCACCGAGGAGTACAATTTCTTCCTGACGGTGATCTTTCCCGACAGCGAAATGAACATCCTTCCCTACAACCGGGTGGTCAAGGACCTGAACGGCCTGTCGGTCGCCGAGTTCATGACCCGGGTCGGCGAGCGCTTCGCCATTACCCCGGCCGAAGCGGATTTTGCGCCGATCACGCGGCATACCTTCGGGATGTTTCTTGAGGGGCGCTGGTACCAGTTGACCGCCAAAGCGGGGACCTTCGACGAGCAGGAGCCGGTTTCGCGGCTGGATGTCTCGATCCTGCAGAATAACCTGCTGAGTCCGGTCCTGGCGATTCGTAATCCGCGCACCGATCAGCGAATCCATTTCGTTGGCGGCATTCGCGGCGTCGACGAGCTGGAACGGTTGGTGAAAGGGGGCGACTACCGGGTGGCGTTCTCGCTCTATCCGACCTCGATGGAAGAGCTGATCCGCCTGGCCGATGCCGATAAGATCATGCCGCCCAAATCGACCTGGTTCGAGCCGAAGCTGCGCAGCGGGCTGTTTGTCCACCTGCTGTCGTAACCCGGCTGATCTTGTGCCTCGCGACCGCCGTTATTGGTTGTTCAAATCCGAACCTTCCTGCTTCTCCTTCGCCGACCTGCAGAGTCGTCCCGATGGAACCGAGCATTGGGACGGAGTGCGCAATTTCCAGGCGCGGAATTTCCTCAGGGATGAAATTGCCGTCGGCGATGGCGTGCTGTTTTACCACAGCAATATCGCCGAACCGGCGGTGGTGGGGCTTGCCGAGGTGGTGCGCGGCGGCTATCCCGACTGGACGGCGTTCGATCCGGCAGCCGAGCACTTCGATCCGCAGAGCCGTCGCGAGGAGCCCCGCTGGTACATGGTTGATGTTCGCTACGTCCGGCCGTTGTTGCGCCCGGTGACCCTCGCCGAGATGAAACTGCATCCGGCGCTTGCCGGGATGGCGCTCCTGCACCGAAGCCGACTGTCGGTTCAGCCGGTGACAGGTGCCGAGTGGACGTACATTCTGCAGTTGGGTGGAGTAGCTGGATAGCCGGCCGGTGTCGGAGAAATATACTGCTGCGTCCGGCCGTGGTCCGGACCGCGGCGGAGTATGGAGGAACAGGTGAGATCGGTAGAGAAGTTGCTGGTACTGCTTTTGGTGGTCGTAGGGTTGGCTATTGCCGCCTGTTCCGACAAGGAAGTCAAGTCGACGTCGGCGCCTGCCCAGGCGACGGAGGCGAACGAAGTGACGACCCCGTCCGGGCTTTCCTACGTCGATCTGGTTGTCGGGAAGGGGGCGCAGCCGGTTGCCGGCAAAGCGGTCAAGGTGCATTACACCGGCTGGCTGGAGAACGGGACTAAGTTCGACAGTTCCGTCGACCGTGGCGAGCCCTTTGTCTTTACCATCGGTGCCGGTGAAGTGATCCCCGGCTGGGACGAAGGGGTGATGACGATGCGGGTTGGCGGCAAGCGTCGGCTGATCGTCCCGCCGCAGCTCGGTTACGGTGCGGCCGGAGCCGGCGGGGTGATCCCGCCGAACGCCACCCTGATCTTCGAGGTGGAACTGCTCGACGTTGCCAAGTAACGCCCCTCTGCCGGCGAGGTGGGCGAAACGATGATATTTCTGCGGCCAGGGAGGGCATATGCGGATTATCCTGATCGGGCTCTGCTGCTTTTGCAGTGTTCAAACGGCCATGGCGGCCGAGCGGAGTATTACCTGGTATCTCGACGGGGCCCGGATTGAAGGTCGGGCTGTGCCGGCCGGCCGGTCGAGCCGACGAGTCGAGGTATCGCTGCCTCCGGAGGCAATTCCAGAGACCTTGCGACTGCGGCCGCTGGCTGGCGATGAGATCGTCAGGGTTGAAATCGGTCCCGCGCCGACTGCCGGCGAGCACGACAAAGAATTGACCGCGCTGCTCCGGAAAAAGGCGGCTGTTGAAGAACGCATCAGGGCTCTTGATGCCCGCGAGGAAATCTTTAAGGCTGCGGCTAAATCTCAGAGCAGCAAGGCTCCGCGCCGGACCAAGACCAACCCGGAACCCCTGGCGGCGATCCGTCAGGGGACCGATTTCGCCATCGCCCAGCTGGAGGACGTCTATCGCCAACGGCGCCGTGCCACTGGTGAGTTGCAGATGATTGACGACCGGCTGAGCAATCTTGGTCGCGCAGTTGGTGGGCGGGGGAACGTTGCCCGGGTCCGGACCAGGGCGGGCAAAGGTGTTCGCTATAGTTACCTGGTGCGCGGGACTGGCTGGAAACCGTTCTATGATTTCAGGCTCGAGCATGGCACCGTCGCGCTGACGCTTCGCGCCATTCTTCCTCCAGTGGCGGCCGGGACGAAGGTGGCGGTGGCGACCGGTCGGCTGGCCGAAGCCGGATCGGTCCGGGCGGTGGTCGTGCCGGAGGATTTTGCGCCTCTTCGCCGCGACCTTTTCGCGCTGGAGCGGGAAGAGTCGATCGATTCGCCGCAGGGCGGGGTGAGTTTTGCCTTCCGGAACGATTCCGCCGCAGGCCTGCCCGGCGGTGAGGCGGCATGCTACCGAAATGGCGAGTATCTCGGCCGGGTCAGTTTCCCTGGCCTCAAGCCGGGAGCGCGTGGTGAACTGGTCGCCGGACAATGATCCGGCTGGGATGGCCGCGTTGCCGTAACTGTGGCGGCGGCGCCGGCCTGCAACATATTAACGTGGAGAGATACCGATGAAACGATTGTTCGCAATGACCGCAGTTTTGCTGTCGTTCCTGATTCTTGCCGCCTGTGGCAACGGCTCGTTGCCGTTCCAGGACTCCTCCACCTTTACCTCCCCCTACAGCGCCTTTACGGTGATTTTCAGGAACAACAGCACGGTGGTCGACACCGGTCTCAATTCCTCCGGGCAGCTCGGTGACGGGACGACCAGCAACTATAGCAGTTTCCGGTTGAACAATCTCAGTTTTCATCCGCAGGGACTTGCCACCGGCAGTGCCCATACTGTAGCCTTTGCGACGCCGGTCCTCGGGAACTACAGTACCGTCTACTGCTGGGGGAGCAACGGCTACGGCCAGCTTGGGACGAATCCGAGCTCCACCTCGTACACCGGCACGCCGGTGAAGGTCGGTGGCTTCGGCGATCAGGTGGCGGCGGTGGCTGCTGGGGGAGGCCACTCGATGGCCCTTACTGCCGGCGGGCTGGTCTGGGCGTGGGGGAATAATGCCTCCGGCCAGCTCGGCTTCAACAACATCACCACGCTGCGCTACCGGCCGACGCAGGTTGCCGGTCTGCCGACCGCGGCGAAAATTGCCGCCGGGGCCGGTTACAGCATCGCTATCGATGCTGCGGGCAACGTCTGGGCCTGGGGGGACAACAGTAACCGGCAGCTGGGCTTCAGCAACATTACCACCCCCTACCGCTACCAGCCCCGCCTGGTGCCGCTGATCAGCGGCGTCAGCCAGCTCGCCGCCGGCGGCAGTCACGTGCTGGCGCTGATTGGGAGCGATGTCTATGCCTGGGGGTACAACGGCTATGGCGAGCTGGGCGATGGCACGCAGCTCGACCGGGCGACACCGCAAAAAATCATCTTCCCGACGGCGACGGCAGTGGTTGCGATTGCCGCCGGTGCAGCCCATTCGGTGGCGATCGATTCGCTGGGGAACGTCTGGACCTGGGGGTACAACCTGGGTGACCAGCTCGGCTACGACACCGGTTCGAAATCGTACCAGGCGACGCCGCGGATGATCCAAACGGCTGCGGATGGCACGCCGTTTACCGGCATCGCGCAGATCGTCTTCATCGGCGGCAACCACACGATTGTTAAGAAAACGGATGGTACCTACTGGGCCTGGGGGTACAATGGCTATGGCCAACTCGGCATCGGCACCACTACCAACCAGCTCGCACCGGTCCAGATCACCATCCCCTAGCGTTCAGGAAATGGTTGCCGGTTTGTAACTGTACGAAATCAAGTGGAAAATTGGACGGGGAGCGTGGCGGCGCTCCCCGTTTTTGCCTTGACTTGATGCGGTCGTTTGGGCTAAGTTGCACGTTTGGAAAATCAGCCGGCATGCCGGTTCAGAGAAAGGGTTGAGCGGGTCAATGGAAGAACTGAGCGAATTGTTGCTCCAGAGAAGGCGGAAGGTCGATGCCCTCTGGGAAGCGGGGATCAATCCCTATCCGAACGATTTCAAACCGCTGCATACCTCGGCCGATCTGACCGAGTCTTTCGGTACAGTACAGACCATTGCCGAGGACGCCCCGGAGTTCACGGTTGCCGGCCGTATCATCGCCCGCCGCTCGTTCGGCAAGGCAGCGTTCATCCAGCTCCAGGACCGCAAGGGCCGGATGCAGCTCTATGTCCGGAAGGACATGATCGGCGACGAGGCTTTCGAGAACTTCGAAACCTTCGATATCGGCGATATCGTCGGCGTAATCGGCAAGCCGTTCCGGACCAAGACCGGCGAACTCTCGCTCAACGTCAGCAGCATCCGGCTGTTGACCAAGTCGCTGTTGCCGCTGCCGGAGAAATTCCACGGTCTCACCGATGTGGAAACCCGTTACCGGCAGCGTTATGTGGATCTTATCGTCAACCCGGAAGTGCGGGAGGTGTTCGCCAAGCGGTCGCGGATCATCAACCTGATCCGGGCGTTCATGATGAATCACGATTTCCTCGAAGTGGAAACGCCGATGATGCAGCCGATCCCCGGCGGTGCGACGGCGCGTCCCTTCGTGACCCACCACAATGCCCTCGATATGCAGCTCTACCTCCGGATCGCCCCTGAGCTCTACCTGAAGCGGTTGGTAGTCGGCGGTTTCGAGCGGGTCTTCGAGATCAACCGCAATTTCCGGAACGAGGGGATTTCGATCCGTCATAATCCCGAGTTCACGATGATGGAGTTCTACCGGGCTTACGCGACGTACGAAGACCTGATGGATTTCACCGAGGAACTGCTCTGCCACGTCGCCGAAGAGACGCTCGGCACCCTCGACTTCCCCTATCAGGGGATGGAAATCAGCTTTCAGCGCCCCTGGAAGCGGCTGACCGTCGTCGAGGCGATCCTCGAATACGGCGATATCGATGCCAAGTCGCTGGCGGATCGGGACCTCGCCTACGCCTATGCCCAGCGGATCGGCCTGGACCTGCCGGCCGACATCGGCTACGGCAAGCTGATCACCGAGATTTTCGAAGAGGTGGCGGAGGAGAAGTTGATCCAGCCGACCTTTATCACCGCCTACCCGACCGAGGTGTCGCCGCTCTCCCGCAAGAGCGACCGCGATCCCGAAATCGTCGATCGTTTCGAACTGTTCATTGCCGGTCGGGAGCTTGCCAACGCCTTCTCCGAGCTGAACGACCCGGTCGACCAGAAGGAGCGCTTTCTTGCCCAGGTGGCGCAAAAGGCCAAGGGGGACGAGGAAGCCCACTACATGGACGAAGATTACGTCCGGGCGCTGGAATTCGGCCTGCCGCCGACGGCAGGCGAGGGAATCGGCATCGATCGGCTGGTGATGCTGCTGACCGATTCGCCATCGATTCGGGACGTAATTCTCTTCCCGCAGCTGCGCAAGGAAAAATAAACCGACAGCGGCATTCCCGCCGCCCGGCAACGGGGCGGCGGGGAAGTTACTGCCCACGAGTCGCGGATTATCATGCCCTACGAGCTCTTTATCGGCCTTCGCTATCTGAAGGCGAAGCGAAAATCGACCTTCATCTCCATCATTACCTTTATCTCGACGGCCGGCGTGACCCTCGGAGTGATGGCCCTGATCATCGTGCTGGCAGTGATGACCGGCTTCGAGGAGGATCTCAAGGACAAGATCCTCGGCACCAATGCCCATGTCGTGGTATTGAAGAGCGTTGGCACCATCGACAATTACCAGTCGCTGATGACCCGCTTGAAGAAGGTGCCGGGCGTGGTTGCCGCCACTCCGTTCATCTACAGCCAGGTGATGCTTTCGGGGGGACACAATGTCTCGGGGGTAGTGCTGCGCGGTGTCGACCCGACCACCGATCCCCTCGTCACCAACCTGAAGCGCTCCATGGTGGAGGGCCGGCTTGCCGACCTGGAGCGGGTTCCACCACCATTGGCCAGTCAGGCGCCGCCCCCGCCGGGGATCATTATCGGCCGGGAGTTGGCTAAAAGTCTCAATCTCTATCTGGGCGACACGATCAACGTCATTTCGCCGCTCGGCAATCTCACCCCCCTCGGCATGGTGCCGAAGATGCGCACTTTCCGAGTGGTCGGCATCTTCAACACCGGCATGTTCGAATACGACTCCACGCTGGCTTACGTCGATCTGACTGAGGCCCAGCAGTTTCTGTCGCTCGGCAATGTCGTCACCGGCATCCAATTGAAAGTCAAAGATGTTTACCAGACCGGCGCAATGGTCAGGGAGATCAACCGGTTGCTCGGTTTCCCGTACTATGCGCGGGACTGGATGCAGATGAACAAGAACATTCTTTTTGCCTTGAAGACGGAAAAGATGGTAATGTTCATCATTCTGACACTGATCGTCCTGGTGGCCGCTTTCGGCATCGCTTCGACCCTTTTCATGGTGGTGATGGAAAAGACCAAGGATATCGCTATCCTCAAGTCGATGGGGGCGACCGGGCGGAGCATCATGAAGATTTTCGTCCTCGAGGGACTGATCATCGGGGTTTCCGGCACCGTCTTCGGTGTGCTCAGCGGGCTGCTCATCGCTTGCAACCTGCAGCCGATCGTCGATTTCATCCAGCGGTGGACCGGTTTCGAGCTGTTCAGCAAAGACGTGTACTACCTGGATCATTTTCCGTCCCGGGTTGAGCCGACCGACGTGATCATGGTTTCGGTGACTGCGGTGATCATCTCCCTGCTGGCCACCTTGTACCCGTCCTGGCAGGCGTCGCGCCTTCCTCCGGCAGAGGCGATCCGTTATGAGTAGCCTCCTGGAGGTAGTGGACCTGCACAAATCGTACGGCGCCGGCACTGGCCGGGTCGACGTGCTGAAAGGGATCGACCTGACGGTGGTCGAAGGTGAAACCATTGCCCTCGTCGGGGCCTCGGGAGCGGGGAAAAGTACGCTGCTCCATGTCATGGGGACGCTCGATCGGCCGACGTCGGGGACGGTCCGGTTTTGCGGCGAGGATGTCTTCAAAAAGAGCGATGCGGCCCTGGCAGTTTTTCGCAATCGCTCCATCGGCTTCGTTTTCCAGTTCCATCATCTGTTGCCGGAATTTTCCGCCCTGGAGAATGTCATGATGCCGGCCCTGATCGGCGGTCAGAGCCGTGCGGCAGCGGCCGCTCCTGCTCGGGAGCTTCTTGGCGAAGTCGGTCTGGCACACCGGCTCAATCACAAGCCGGGGGAACTTTCCGGCGGCGAGCAGCAGCGGGTGGCAATTGCCCGGGCGCTTGTCCTGGCACCGAAACTGCTGCTGGCCGACGAACCGACCGGCAATCTCGATATGAAAACGAGCGACGAAGTTCACGAAACCCTGGACAATATCCATCGGAAGACAGGGGTGACGCTCGTCATCGTTACGCACAATGAGCGGCTGGCGGCCCGGATGGCGCGGACGATCCGGCTCGTTGATGGTCGCATCGAGACCGTTTAGAACTGTTCTGTATTTCAATTCAACGATGATCTCCCGGGGGAGATGTGACACGGTTACACGCGACAACTATCGGAATCATGGCGGCGTTGGTGCTGAACGCGCAGGCCTCTTTCGCCGAAGGAGAGAAGATCGTCGGGGTGCAGATCAAGGGGAACCGACGGGTCGAGACGGCTGCGATTCAGAACGCCATCAAGCTCAAGGCCGGCGATCTGCTCTATGCCGACAAGGTCGATGCCGACATCCTCGCCATCTACCAGCTCGGCCAGTTTCAGGATGTGAAGGTCGAAACGGAGGCTGCCACTGGCGGTGTCAACCTAGTGTACGTGGTTGCCGAGAAGCCGATCGTTCGCGAAATCAGGATTGAGGGGAACAAGGAACTTTCGACCGACAAGATCCGTGACGCCCTCGGCCTGAAGACCAGTACGATCTTTTCCCAGAAGGCCTTGGCTGAAAGCGTCAAGAAAGTCAGGAAGCTTTACAACGATGATGGCTACTATCTCGCCGAAATAACCACCCGTACCGAGAAACGTTCGGATACGGACATCAAGGTGACCTATTCCATTACCGAAGGGAAGAAGGTCCTGATCAAGACCATCCGCTTTGAAGGGAACAAGGCGTTTGACGCCCGCAAGCTCAAGAGCGTGATGGAAACCAAGGAGAAGTGGTTCCTCTCCTGGCTCACCGGCGCCGGTACCTACAAGGACGAGGTGATCAAGAACGATGCGGCCCTGATCACCGACCTCTACTACAACAACGGTTACGTCAACGTCAAGGTTGGCGAGCCGGAAGTGAAGCTGCTTGACGACAAAAGCGGCCTCGTTGTGACGGTTGTCATTACCGAAGGGGATCAGTACAAGACCGGCACCATCGGCTTCAAGGGCGATCTCCTCGAACCGGAAGCCGTCCTTTCCCAGAAGATCAAACTGAAATCGGGTGAAATTTTCAACCGCTCGAATCTCCGTGCCGACGTGGCGATGCTGACCGATTTTTACGCCGACAAAGGATATGCCTTTGCCAACGTTACCCCGCTGTCGAAGATCGATTCCGAGAAGAAGACTGTCGATATCACTTTCGACTTTGAAAAGGGAGACAAGGTCTTCATCGACCTGATCAATATCAGCGGCAACAGCAAAACCCGCGACAAGGTAATCCGGCGCGAAGTTCGCGTCAACGAGGGGGGGACCTACAGTAGCACCGGCCTCAAGCGGACCAAGCAGAATCTGATGAACCTCGGCTTCTTCGAGGATGTCAATATCAACACCATCAAGGGCCGGGCGGACAACAAGCTTGATGTGAACATCGATGTCAAGGAGAAGCCGACCGGCACCTTCAGTATCGGCGCCGGGTACAGTTCCCTCGACGGCCTGATCGGCCAGGGATCGGTGTCGCAGAGCAACTTCCTCGGTCTGGGGCTCAAGGCCAACCTTGCCGCTTCGCTGGGGGGGAAATCGTCCACCTACAACCTCGGCCTTACCGATCCTTATTTCCTCGACAGCAGATGGACCCTTGGCGGCGATATCTACCGGACCGAGCGCGACTACCTGGACTTCACCCGGCGTTCCACCGGCGGCGACATCAAGGCCGGCTATCCCCTGAGCGATACCATGAGTACCCTCTGGATGTACAAGTACGAGGATAAACAGATCTACGATATCTCGCAGGCGTTGCGACTCGTGCCGGAAACGAGCTCGACCACGAGTTCCATCTATCTCAGCCTGACCCGGAACACCACCGATTACCGCCTCGATCCGACCACCGGGATGATCAACAATCTCTCAATCGAGTTTGCCGGTCTGGGGGGCACTAACCGTTTCCTTCGCTATTTCGGCGACACGACGGTGTTCTTCCCCTGTAAATGGGAGACGGTCCTCAGCCTGCGGGGTTCGCTCGGTTATGTCCAGGGACTGGGCAAGGACGTGCCGATCGACGAGCGGTTCTATGCCGGGGGGATCAGCACCCTGCGCGGCTTTGAAGGGCGGAGCGTCAGCCCGTACATCCTTACCGACGTCCAGTCAACGTCCCAGAACTCCGGCGCCGTTACGTCGAGCCTGGAGCGGGCATTTGTCGGCGGCGACAAGGAAGCGATCTTCAATGCCGAGTATACCATTCCCCTGCTCAAGGATGCCGGCCTGAAGGGGGTACTTTTCTTCGATGCCGGCAACGTCTATGGCGAGAACCAGAGCATGTTCTCCAGCGTGCTGATGAGCTACGGCGCGGGGATTCGCTGGATTTCGCCGCTGGGGCCGTTGCGGCTCGAATACGGCATTCCGCTCAACCCCCGCGATGGGATCGACAAGAAAAGCGGCCGGTTCGAGTTCTCGATCGGCAGTTTCTTCTAGCTGTTTTCCGCTCTGCCGGGCAACTGCCGGGGAGCATTCAGAACTAAAAAAGGAGAAGATATGAAAAGGGTAATTACCGCGGTGGTTGTCCTGTCGATTTTGGGCCTGGC contains:
- the prfB gene encoding peptide chain release factor 2 (programmed frameshift); this encodes MFREEVARIDNFGERIAKLRGSLDIDRKREDIQELEAKIAVPGFWDDNEEAQKVLRERTRLEKLVELWDRLVREMEDVKTLIELGEEAGDETVVAEVHALNDALEENLAKAEFQRMLSGPHDKNACFFSINAGAGGTEAQDWAEMLLRMYLRYCERKGWKTEITDYQAGDEAGVKSVTFTVDGEYSYGYLKAEAGIHRLVRISPFDSNARRHTSFASVFVFPEIEDDIEVKIADSDLRIDTYRSSGAGGQHVNTTDSAVRLTHLATGIVVACQCERSQHMNKATAMRMLRAKLYERELQERESQAAELAGEKKDIGWGSQIRSYVLHPYKMVKDLRTGVESGNPDAVLDGELENFIVPYLMGVRRDVKDTID
- a CDS encoding C40 family peptidase, with the protein product MARSAVHCVVFALLSLVAAATGCATTRAGLSQVGYSIQVGAFSEVGNAERLTAKLQVRGVEAFYFKRDNGLYAVRFGDFPSREEASRTARKLVADRIIGSYFIALPQHIDGEKRSAASRKTTAPAMPRPDTAPHPSHDSVVKNDRDMGYIAARTAERFVGIPYRWGGDTVVDGMDCSGFVRAVYNLCGVNIPRTSREQFRVGDTVDRGQLQDGDLVFFGSSPDTINHVGIYVGNGRFVHAPKRGDDIKVSSLDDSYFSQRFMGGRRYF
- a CDS encoding DUF1015 domain-containing protein, yielding MALIRPFRALRPPRNLAEKVAALPYDVMNVAEARAMATGNPYSFLHVSRPEIDLASDVDPYAEAVYLQGRENLRRFVAEGVLVQEQEACYYVYRQRMGALVQTGLVVCAGVDDYESGLIKKHELTRADKEEDRIRHIDYLDANDEPVFYTYRNEPAITAIVARVAAGAPAYDFTTDDGVSHTLWVVDDRQLIEELTTRFAAIGTLYVADGHHRSAAAGRVRDLRKGQNPRHDGTEEYNFFLTVIFPDSEMNILPYNRVVKDLNGLSVAEFMTRVGERFAITPAEADFAPITRHTFGMFLEGRWYQLTAKAGTFDEQEPVSRLDVSILQNNLLSPVLAIRNPRTDQRIHFVGGIRGVDELERLVKGGDYRVAFSLYPTSMEELIRLADADKIMPPKSTWFEPKLRSGLFVHLLS
- a CDS encoding EVE domain-containing protein produces the protein MPRDRRYWLFKSEPSCFSFADLQSRPDGTEHWDGVRNFQARNFLRDEIAVGDGVLFYHSNIAEPAVVGLAEVVRGGYPDWTAFDPAAEHFDPQSRREEPRWYMVDVRYVRPLLRPVTLAEMKLHPALAGMALLHRSRLSVQPVTGAEWTYILQLGGVAG
- a CDS encoding FKBP-type peptidyl-prolyl cis-trans isomerase, producing the protein MRSVEKLLVLLLVVVGLAIAACSDKEVKSTSAPAQATEANEVTTPSGLSYVDLVVGKGAQPVAGKAVKVHYTGWLENGTKFDSSVDRGEPFVFTIGAGEVIPGWDEGVMTMRVGGKRRLIVPPQLGYGAAGAGGVIPPNATLIFEVELLDVAK
- the lysS gene encoding lysine--tRNA ligase, which produces MEELSELLLQRRRKVDALWEAGINPYPNDFKPLHTSADLTESFGTVQTIAEDAPEFTVAGRIIARRSFGKAAFIQLQDRKGRMQLYVRKDMIGDEAFENFETFDIGDIVGVIGKPFRTKTGELSLNVSSIRLLTKSLLPLPEKFHGLTDVETRYRQRYVDLIVNPEVREVFAKRSRIINLIRAFMMNHDFLEVETPMMQPIPGGATARPFVTHHNALDMQLYLRIAPELYLKRLVVGGFERVFEINRNFRNEGISIRHNPEFTMMEFYRAYATYEDLMDFTEELLCHVAEETLGTLDFPYQGMEISFQRPWKRLTVVEAILEYGDIDAKSLADRDLAYAYAQRIGLDLPADIGYGKLITEIFEEVAEEKLIQPTFITAYPTEVSPLSRKSDRDPEIVDRFELFIAGRELANAFSELNDPVDQKERFLAQVAQKAKGDEEAHYMDEDYVRALEFGLPPTAGEGIGIDRLVMLLTDSPSIRDVILFPQLRKEK
- a CDS encoding lipoprotein-releasing ABC transporter permease subunit — its product is MPYELFIGLRYLKAKRKSTFISIITFISTAGVTLGVMALIIVLAVMTGFEEDLKDKILGTNAHVVVLKSVGTIDNYQSLMTRLKKVPGVVAATPFIYSQVMLSGGHNVSGVVLRGVDPTTDPLVTNLKRSMVEGRLADLERVPPPLASQAPPPPGIIIGRELAKSLNLYLGDTINVISPLGNLTPLGMVPKMRTFRVVGIFNTGMFEYDSTLAYVDLTEAQQFLSLGNVVTGIQLKVKDVYQTGAMVREINRLLGFPYYARDWMQMNKNILFALKTEKMVMFIILTLIVLVAAFGIASTLFMVVMEKTKDIAILKSMGATGRSIMKIFVLEGLIIGVSGTVFGVLSGLLIACNLQPIVDFIQRWTGFELFSKDVYYLDHFPSRVEPTDVIMVSVTAVIISLLATLYPSWQASRLPPAEAIRYE
- a CDS encoding ABC transporter ATP-binding protein; this translates as MSSLLEVVDLHKSYGAGTGRVDVLKGIDLTVVEGETIALVGASGAGKSTLLHVMGTLDRPTSGTVRFCGEDVFKKSDAALAVFRNRSIGFVFQFHHLLPEFSALENVMMPALIGGQSRAAAAAPARELLGEVGLAHRLNHKPGELSGGEQQRVAIARALVLAPKLLLADEPTGNLDMKTSDEVHETLDNIHRKTGVTLVIVTHNERLAARMARTIRLVDGRIETV
- the bamA gene encoding outer membrane protein assembly factor BamA, producing MTRLHATTIGIMAALVLNAQASFAEGEKIVGVQIKGNRRVETAAIQNAIKLKAGDLLYADKVDADILAIYQLGQFQDVKVETEAATGGVNLVYVVAEKPIVREIRIEGNKELSTDKIRDALGLKTSTIFSQKALAESVKKVRKLYNDDGYYLAEITTRTEKRSDTDIKVTYSITEGKKVLIKTIRFEGNKAFDARKLKSVMETKEKWFLSWLTGAGTYKDEVIKNDAALITDLYYNNGYVNVKVGEPEVKLLDDKSGLVVTVVITEGDQYKTGTIGFKGDLLEPEAVLSQKIKLKSGEIFNRSNLRADVAMLTDFYADKGYAFANVTPLSKIDSEKKTVDITFDFEKGDKVFIDLINISGNSKTRDKVIRREVRVNEGGTYSSTGLKRTKQNLMNLGFFEDVNINTIKGRADNKLDVNIDVKEKPTGTFSIGAGYSSLDGLIGQGSVSQSNFLGLGLKANLAASLGGKSSTYNLGLTDPYFLDSRWTLGGDIYRTERDYLDFTRRSTGGDIKAGYPLSDTMSTLWMYKYEDKQIYDISQALRLVPETSSTTSSIYLSLTRNTTDYRLDPTTGMINNLSIEFAGLGGTNRFLRYFGDTTVFFPCKWETVLSLRGSLGYVQGLGKDVPIDERFYAGGISTLRGFEGRSVSPYILTDVQSTSQNSGAVTSSLERAFVGGDKEAIFNAEYTIPLLKDAGLKGVLFFDAGNVYGENQSMFSSVLMSYGAGIRWISPLGPLRLEYGIPLNPRDGIDKKSGRFEFSIGSFF